Proteins from a single region of Puniceicoccales bacterium:
- a CDS encoding LptF/LptG family permease: MKFLTKYIFIETLKTSLGSLLFFVFILLSGNTVRDILDLVAAGKLSLLPAFYLMLALLPAIISYAMPLGLLSGIFMVIGRMASSGEITALKSTGLGIVKIAKPIWFIAMLCSLIALVVNFYYGPHSIEIYKHGLHNAVKTNPMKFITPGTFIDDFPGYLIYCEEMYHGKFYNFHIWEMNDHRKITSYGRARSGILSYDENSDSLILALENGNVEKRPALAPEAFYEKCMPMISYDKLFVHLSLDEIFGHGNGQSEKISHMDLSKLLSAKKQADLADDKDRSFSISMQLQKNLAMACGVFILASLAMALAFMVKRSDNFFHFTLTLGLGIGYYFFMSLLSSVHYFSHGYLLVWMPNLMLLPVVCWSWRMVLKQ, translated from the coding sequence ATGAAATTTTTAACCAAATATATTTTTATTGAAACACTGAAAACATCGTTGGGATCATTGCTATTTTTTGTATTTATTCTATTGAGTGGTAATACAGTGAGAGACATACTGGATCTTGTTGCTGCCGGAAAATTATCCCTATTGCCAGCTTTTTATTTAATGTTAGCTCTATTGCCGGCGATAATTTCCTACGCCATGCCCTTGGGATTATTATCTGGAATATTCATGGTAATTGGAAGAATGGCTAGTTCCGGAGAAATTACGGCATTGAAATCTACAGGTTTGGGTATAGTGAAAATTGCCAAACCCATATGGTTTATTGCCATGCTATGTTCATTAATTGCTTTGGTTGTAAACTTTTATTATGGTCCACATTCCATTGAGATATATAAGCATGGATTGCATAATGCGGTGAAGACGAACCCGATGAAATTCATTACGCCGGGAACTTTTATCGATGATTTCCCAGGTTATTTAATATACTGCGAAGAGATGTATCACGGCAAATTTTATAATTTTCATATCTGGGAAATGAATGACCATAGAAAGATCACATCCTATGGGCGGGCAAGAAGTGGGATACTATCCTACGATGAAAATTCCGATTCGTTGATACTTGCACTGGAGAATGGCAATGTGGAAAAGAGACCGGCTTTGGCTCCAGAAGCATTTTATGAAAAATGCATGCCAATGATATCCTATGATAAGCTTTTTGTGCATCTTAGCCTTGATGAAATTTTTGGCCATGGCAACGGGCAATCTGAAAAAATAAGCCATATGGATTTATCAAAACTATTGAGTGCCAAGAAACAGGCTGATCTGGCCGATGACAAAGACCGAAGTTTTTCGATAAGCATGCAGTTACAAAAAAATTTGGCCATGGCCTGCGGGGTATTTATTTTAGCATCATTGGCCATGGCATTGGCATTCATGGTAAAAAGATCCGACAATTTTTTTCATTTTACCCTGACGCTGGGGCTTGGCATTGGTTATTACTTTTTTATGTCCTTGCTATCATCTGTCCATTATTTTTCCCACGGATATCTATTGGTTTGGATGCCGAATTTAATGCTTTTACCAGTGGTTTGCTGGTCATGGAGGATGGTGCTGAAGCAATAG